The following is a genomic window from Hymenobacter monticola.
GGGTGCGATTCAGCCCAGCATCCTCACCTATAAGGACGGCCGCCTGCAAGCCCTCTGCCGCAGCCGCGACCGCGCCATCCTCGAAACGTGGTCCACGGACCAGGGCAAAACCTGGTCGCCCCTCGCCAAAACCACCCTACCCAACAATAACTCCGGCACCGATGCTGTGACCCTGAAAGATGGCCGCCAGCTGCTGGTCTACAACCACGTGCTACCCCCCGGCACCCTCGCCAAAGGCCCCCGCACCCCCCTCAACGTGGCCGTGTCGAAGGACGGCAAAGAGTGGTACGCCGTAGCCATTCTGGAGGATTCGCCTATCAGCCAGTACTCGTACCCATCTGTGATTCAGACCAAGGATGGGCTGGTGCATTTCGTGTACACCTGGCGCCGCCAGCGCATCAAGCATGCCGTACTCGACCCCAAGAAAATGAAGCTGGTGAAGATTGAAAACGGCGTGTGGCCGGCGATGAAGGGGTACAAAGCGCCGGTGGGTGATGCAGAGATTACGAAGGATTGAGGAGTCACCAGAACAGAACGAGAAAGGCCGTCATGCAGAGCGCAGCGAAGCATCTCGCTCGCTTCGTTGCTAACGTCATTGATTACTGAAGCACGCGAGATGCTTCGCTGCGCTCTGCATGACGGTCTACACTAAAACGAATTCCCACCCATGTCCAGATTCTTCCGCCTGCTCCTAGGTTCGCTTTTCCTCACTACCGCCGCCCAGGCGCAAAACTCCGACGACCAGTACCGAGAGCCGTTGCAGCAGGTGCTGGAGGAGATTCAGCAGCGCTACGGGGTGAAAATCCGGCCCGATGCGGCCATGGTGAAGGACAAGTATGTGACCTACGCCGAGTGGCGCTTCCGCCCCGACGTGGACGAGACCTTGCGCAGTGTGCTGGCTCCATTCGACTACCAGGCAGCGAAAACCGGCGATAAAACTTACAAGCTCAAGACCTTCCAGTATCACCTCAAAACGCCCGACGAAGGCGCGGCCCAGTTGGCGCAGCTAGCCAGTCAGTACCACGACGCCGCCACCTGGGAAAAGCGCAAAGCCGAGTTGCGCAATTGCATGTGGTCGGCGTTGCGGCTGTCGCCGATGCCGGCCAAACCGGCCAGCAAGCCAATTATTACCAACAAGCGGCAATACGACGGCTACACGGTGGAGAATGTGGCCATCGAAACGCTGCCGGGCTACTACATGACCGGTTCGATTTATAAGCCGCTCAAATCCAAAGGCAAGGTTCCGGTCATTATCAGCCCTGACGGGCATTTTGGCGACGGCCGCTACCGGGCCGATGCGCAGAAGCGCTGCGCCACGCTGGCCCGTATGGGCGCGATGGTGTACAGCTACGACCTGTTTGCCTGGGGCGAATCGCTGCTGCAATTTAAGGGCGAAGACCACCGCCGCAGCCTCGCCATGACGGTGCAGGCCCTGAACGGCGAGCGGGCCCTCGACTACCTGCTGTCGCTGAAAGACGCTGATAAAAACCGCGTGGCCATCACCGGCGGCTCGGGCGGCGGCAGCCAAACCATGCTGCTCACGGCCCTGGATGATAGAATCAAAGTGAGCGTGCCCGTAGTGATGCTCTCGACCTACCATAGTGGTGGCTGCCCCTGCGAAAGCGGCCAGCCCGTGCACCTCTGCGGCAACGGCACCAACAACGCTGAAATCGCCGCCATGGCCGCCCCGCGCCCCCAATTAGCCATCACCGACGGCGGCGACTGGACTGCCCAAACGCCCGAAGTCGCCTACCCCTACCTCCAAAAAATCTATGGCTACTACAGTAAAACAGACCTCGTGCAAAACACCCATCTGCCCAAGGAAGGCCACGATTACGGCCCCTCAAAGCGCCAGGCGATGTACGAGTTTCTGGCGAAGAACCTAGGGCTGAATCTGGCTGCCGCCGAGGATAAAACCGGCAAGCTGGACGAGTCAAAAGTGACCATCGAGAAGGAGGAAGCGCAGCGCGTTTTCGGGCCGAAAGGGGAGGGGCTGCCGGCCAATGCGCTGCACAGTTTCGAGGATTTGCAGACGGTTTTCGCAAAAGCGGTAGCGCCGTGAACGATGTAGAGACGCAACATTTTGCGTCTCGTCGTTGGACGGTCGGCATCGCGCAGAACCGCTCATACTAAACAACATAAGCAACGACGAGACGCAAAATGTTGCGTCTCTACATCGCCCGACATGCTCCGAACAGTTATTCTTAAAGTTCTCTTTGCCCTCAGCCTGCTAGCCGCCGCGCCCGCCCGCGCCGCCGACATCTGGGTAGCGCCCACCGGCTCCGACCGCAACCCTGGCACCCAGGCCCAGCCGCTGGCCACCCCAAATGCCGCCCTGCGCCAAGCTCGCGACCTGCGCCGCCTGCACGATGCCTCGGTGGCCGATGGCGTGCACATCTGGCTGAAGGGCGGCGAGTACCGATTGACGGAACCGTGGTTTTTTTGGCCCGAGGATGCGGGCACGGCCGCCAGCCCCACGGTGGTAGCCGCCGCGCCGGGCGAGCACCCAGTACTGAGCGGCGGCGTGTCGGTAACGGGCTGGCATAAAGCAGTTGGTAAAGTTGCTGGTCTGCCGGCTATCGCGCAGGGCCAGGTTTGGGTAGCCGCCGCGCCGCTGCTAGCAGGCCGCGCCCTCAACTTTCGCCAGTTGTGGGTGAATGACCGCAAAGCCACGCGCGCCCGCACGCCCAACCACGACAACCTGCCCCGCCTGCTTACCTGGGACACCGACAAGCGTGAAACCACCGTGCCGGCTGCCGCCCTAGGTGGCATAAAGCAACCCATCCAGCTGGAAATGGTTCTGCACCAGATGTGGGCCGTGAACGTGCTTCGGGTAAGAAACCTGGCCGTGCAGGGCGACAAAGCCCGGCTAACGTTTCAGGAACCCGAAAGCCGCGTGCAGTTTGAGCACCCGTGGCCTCGGCCCATTATCAATGGCAAAAACGGCAGCTCGGCCTTCTACCTAAGCAATGCCATCGAGCTGCTCGACCAGCCCGGCGAGTGGTTTTATGACGCCCCGCACGGGCAGGTGTACTACTGGCCCCGCGCCGGCGAAAACCTGGCCACTGCCAAAGTGGTAGCGCCGGCCTTGGAAACGCTGGTGCAAGTGCAGGGCACCCTTGACCAGCCGGTGAGCTACGTGCAGTTTAAGGGGCTGACCTTTTCCTATACCACCTGGCTGCGGCCGTCGCAGCAGGGCCACGTGCCGCTGCAAGCCGGCATGTACTTGCTGGATGGCTACTCGCTGGCCAAGCCGGGCACGCCCGACAAAGCCGGCCTCGAAAACCAGGCCTGGATAGGGCGGCCACCGGCCGGGGCGCAGGTGCAGGGCGCGCACCACACGCGCTTCGAGCGCTGCCAGTTCCTGCACATGGGCGCTACGGGGCTCGATTACCAAAGCGGCACCCACGACGATGCAGTGGTGGGCTGCACCTTCCGCGACGTGGCTGTGAATGGCCTGCAACTGGGTAAGTTCTCGGATGAGGGCGTGGAAACCCACCTGCCTTACAACCCAAAGGATGAGCGCGAAATCTGCACCACTGAACTGATAGAAAACAACCTTGTCACGGACTGTGGCAACGAGGACTGGGGCGCGGTAGGCATCGCCGCTGGTTTCGTGCGCAATACCACCATCCGGCACAACGAGGTGGTGCAGGTGCCCTACACCGGCATCAGCCTGGGCTGGGGCTGGACCAAAACGGCCAACGCCATGCGCGATAACCGTGTGCAGGCCAATTACATCCACCACTACGCCCAGCACACCTACGATGTGGCGGGCGTGTACACGCTCTCGGCCCAGCCGGGCACGGTTATCAGCGAAAACCGGGTCGATGAAATCGGCCGGGCGCCCTACGTGCACGACCCCGACCACTGGTTCTACCTCTACCTCGACGAGGGCTCCTCCAACATCACGGTGCAGGACAACTGGTGCCCGGCCGAAAAATTCCTGGCCAATGCCAACGGTCCGGGCAACGTGTGGAAGAACAACGGCCCGATGGTGAGCGAGTCAATAAAGCAGGCAGCAGGGCTGGAAGCGGGGTATCAGGATTTGCGGAACCCCTGACATGGGCGCCTCACCCCCGGCCCACTCTCCGAAAAGGAGAGGGGGAGCCTGATGAATGCACGGAATGAACAATTGATTTTTATGAAAGAAAACACCAAAGCCGCCACAAGAAAGTTGTCTGGCTCCCCCTCTCCTTTTCGGAGAGGGGGCCGGGGGGTGAGGCGCACCGTTTGGGCAGTTCTGCTCTTGTTTTCAACTCTCCCCAGCTTCGCCCAACGCGCCACCTGGATTTGGTATCCCGGCGACTACGAAATCTGGCTGGGCAACCAGATGCAGAACCGGCGCACCGAGCGCGGCACCTTCTTCCCGGTATTCTGGCGGATGGACAGCCACTACGTGCTCATCGACTTCCACAAGGATTTCGACCTTACGCAGCCCGAGGAAGTGGAACTGCGTGCCGAAGGCCAGTACAATGTGAAGCTCGACGGCAAGCCCCTGACCGGCGCGCCCACCCGCCTAACAGTGCCGGCCGGCAAGCACCGCATCAATATCAAAGTATATAACCAGGCCACGCCGCCGGCCGTGTTTGTGCGCGGCAAAACCATTGCCTCCGATGCGTCGTGGCTGGTGACTTATGAGGACAAGGAGTGGATTGACGCCTCGGGCAAAACCTCCGACCAATCGGGCACCACCTGGCTGCAAGCCGGGGCTTGGAATTTTGACTCGCTAGAGGCGCGGCCTTCCACTTTCAAGCTGCCGACCGAGATGCGGCGGGCTGCCCGTGTGGAACGCAATGGGCAAAATATGGTGGTCGATTTTGGGCGCGAAACCTTCGGCTACATCAAGCTGCACGGGGTGAAAGGCAAAGGGCAGGTGGCCGTGTATTTTGGCGAATCGAAGGAAGAAGCTTTAGCAACTGAAACCGGCGAAACGCTGGAATACCTGGCCGTGGACCAGCCGCAGAAGGGCGACCAAACCACGAGTTTATCCAAAGCGTTTCGCTATGTAAACATCCGGCCCGGGGCAGGCGTCAGCCTCGATTCGGTGTCGATGCTCTACGAATATGCGCCGGTGGCGGAGCGGGGTAAATTCCGCTGCTCCGATGCGCAGCTGAATAAAATCTGGGACGTGGCGGCTTACACCATGCACCTCAATACGCGGGAGTTTTTCATCGACGGTATTAAGCGCGACCGGTGGGTGTGGTCGGGCGACGCTTACCAGAGCTATTTGATGAATTACTATCTGTATTTCGACACGCCGACCGTGAACCGCACGCAGTTTGCGCTGCGCGGCAAAGACCCGGTGACCAGCCACATCAACACCATCATGGACTACAGCTTCTACTGGTTCATCAGCGTATACGATGCTTACCAATATACCGGCGACAAGGCCCAGGTGCAGCAGCTCTACCCCCGCATGCAGAGCCTGATGGACTACTGCCTCGGCCGCCGCAACAAGGACGGTCTGATGGAGGGCTTGGCTGGCGACTGGGTGTTCATCGACTGGGCCGATGGGCTGAGCAAGAAGGGTGAAGTGAGCTTTGAGCAGCTGCTGCTGTGCCGCAGCCTCGAAAGCATGGCGTTGTGCGCCAAGCTAGTCGATGACCGGGCTGGCGCGCAGAAATACCAGCAACTGGCCACTGACCTCAAGGCCAAAGTCTTCGCCACCTACTGGAATGCCGGCAAGGGCGCGCTGGTGCACAGCCGCGTCAACGGCCAGCCTACCGACAACGTGACGCGCTACGCCAACATGTTCGCCATCTTCTTCGACTACCTCAGCCCCGAGCAGGAGCAGCAGGTGAAGAAATCGGTGCTGCTGAACCCGCAGGTGCCCAAAATCACGACGCCCTACATGCGCTTCTACGAGCTGGAAGCGCTGTGCGCGATGGGCGAGCAACCCTACGTGCTCAAGGAAATGAAGTCGTACTGGGGCGGCATGTTGAACGAGGGCGCCACGTCGTTTTGGGAGGAATACGACCCCACTAAAAAAGGCACTGAGCACCTGGCCATGTATGGCCGGCCCTTCGGCAAGAGCCTGTGCCACGCCTGGGGCGCCAGCCCGATTTACCTGCTGGGTAAGTACTACCTCGGCGTGAAGCCCCTCACGGCCGGCTACGCCACCTACGAAGTAGTGCCCAACCTTGGCGGCCTGCAATGGATGGAGGGCACCGTGCCCACGCCGCAGGGCGACATCACGGTGGCCGCCAGCCCCAAGCAACTGAAGGTGAAAGGCGCGATGGGTACCGGCACGCTGCGTTTCAAAAGCAAGTCAAAGCCTTCTTGCAAGGGTGGCAAAATCGTTTCGAAAGGCAGCGAGCAGTACGAGCTAACGCTGGAAAAAGGGCGCGAATACGTGGTGACTTATCAGGCGCTGTAATGCAACAACCTCTGTGTACCTCTGCGAAACCCACTGCGTACCTCTGCGGGAACCGTCGTCTGCTCAGCCTGCTACTGTGGTTGCTATTGCCGCTGACGGCCTCTGCGCAAGCCGGCGAAAAGATGTCGGTGGTTGAAATCATTGGCCCCGGCAAAGCGCCCGTTTCAGCCAGCAGCTTGGTGGCGTTGTGTCAGAAATACAAAGTGCCGACCTCGGGCATCTACAGTTGGCAAAACCACCTCGTTGCCTATGGCAAAGCCGCCAGCATTCAGGACCTGCGGAAGAACCTGGCCGCTGTCTACGCGGGCAACGAAGTGAAATTCTACGCCGCGCCCTTCTACCAATTCGACCGACATTACTGCGCCGATAAAACCACGGCCGGGCAGTGGGACAACATCATCCTAACGGCAAACCTGGTCAACGACCCGAAGAAGCAACAGGAATACCTGAGCTACCACGCCACCCAGTTTCAGCAGTGGCCCGAAGTGGCGCAGGGTTTCTGCAATGCCAGTTTTCAGCAGCTGCTGGTGTATCGGCAGGGGCGGCAGCTGATGCTGGTTATCAGCATTCCGCACGGCGAAAGTTTGGACAAGTTGAACCCGAAAACCTCGCTCAACAACCCGCGCGTGGACGACTGGAATCGGCTGATGAAGCAATACCAGGAAGGCTTGCCCGGCACCAAGCCAGGGGAGGTGTGGGCGTTTCTGAAACCGGTTGCGGTGAAGCAGCCAGTGCTCCATAAGCCATGAAAAATCCCCCGCACCCCCGCCGGCACCTCGCTGCCAACTCAGGCCCCGCCATTTCCAATTCCACGACCGCCAGCACCGGTTCCAGGTTAGGCAGTAGGATATCTTTAAGCGCCAGTAGGATATCTGCAAGTGCAGGCAACTTGTCAGTGCCGGATATTAGGATATATTCTATAGCAAGTAGGATATAAGCGGCATGCAGTAGGATGTCTTTCAGCGCCAGTAGGACATCTTCAATGGTCACCCACGTTTCAGTGGCTGGAATAACTTATTCTTCAACTTCCCTAACCACCCTGTAATGCTAACCCTCGGAATCCTGGGCCTCGGCGAAGGCCGCAGCACCATGTCGGCCGCTCTGAACAGCCCGAAATGGACCCTTAAAACCATCTGCGACCGCAACGAAGACCTGTGCCGGCACCGCGCCGAGGAATTCAACTTCCCGCACTACACCACCAAGTACCAGGACCTGCTCGATGACCCGGAAATCGACGCCGTGGCCATCTACACCCCGGACCACCTGCACGCCGAGCACGTGGCCCAGGCCCTGCGCGCCGGCAAGCATGTGGTATGCACCAAGCCCTTTATTGACGACCTCAGCAAGGCCAACGAGCTGCTGGAGCTGAGCCGCACCTCGGGCAAAAAGCTGTTTGTGGGCCAAAGCTCACGGTTTTTCGAACCTATGAAGAAGCAACGGGCCGACTACGAGGCCGGCCTCATCGGCGAGCTCATCACCATCGAAGCCTACTACCACGCCGACCACCGCTGGTTTCTGGAAAAAGGCTGGTCCCTGGAAAACGCCTTCAAGTGGCTCTACGGCGGCCTCAGCCATCCCGTAGATTTTATCCGCTGGTACCTGCCCAACATCGAGGAGGTGATGGGCTACGGGATGCTGAGCAGCAACGGCGCCAAGGGCGGCCTCAAGCACCAGGATACCATGCACTTCATCTTCAAAGCCACCGATGGCCGCGTGGCCCGCGTGAGCGGCTGCTACACCGGCCCCGTGCAGCCCGTGACGCGCGACTCGGAGATGAGCTGCATCCTGCGCGGCACCGAGGGCGCCAGCCAGGGCGACTACATGGACCTGCGCTACGCCATCACCGACAAGACCGGTGAAGAAAGAATCATCACCTGGGAGCATAAGCTCAAGCACTACTTCCGCTTCGAGGGCAAGAGCCACCACGCCGGCGAGTACCAGAACTACCTGGAGTATTTCGCCGATTCTATTGAGCAGGATTTCACGGCTTACCCCGATTTGAAGGAAGGCATTGGCACCATCGCCCTTTTACAGGCCATGGACCGCTCGCTGAGCACCGGCCAGCCGGTGAAGGTGCAGGCGCTACTAGCCGAGCACGGCATTGCGCTTGATTAGAACGGATTAGAAAACGGTCATGCAGAGCGCAGCGAAGCATCTCGCGTGCTCCGTCATGTCCTGCTGAGCGCAGCGAAGGACCTTGTCAGGTTAGAATGCTTAAAGTTCAATGGGGTAATAAGGTCCTTCGCTGCGCTCAGCAGGACAGACGATTTAATTCTCCAAAATTCCCACCACCCTAAACCCCTCCGCTCGCATGGGCAACAACCTACTCGGCCACCTCACCGCCTGGGACTACGCCATTGTCGCGGCTTACGTCGTGATTCTAGCCGGCATTGGCTACCGGGCCAGCGCTGCCAAGAAAACCGAAGAATCCCTGTTTCTGGCCAACAAGTCGCTGGGCTGGGCCAGTATCGGGTTCAACATGTGGGGCACCAACGTGGGGCCGTCGATGCTGCTGGCGTTTGCCAGTATTGGGTACAGCACGGGCATCGTAGCGGTGAATTTTGAGTGGTATGCCTTCGTGTTTTTGTTTTTGCTGGCGGTGGTATTTGCCCCGCGCTACCTGGCGGCCAACGTGAGCACCATGCCGGGGTTTATGGGGCGGCAGTACGGCGACTCGACGCAGAACATCCTAGCCTGGTACGCGCTGATTAAAATCCTGATTTCGTGGCTGTCACTGGGCTTGTTTTCGGGCGGGCTGCTGGTGCGGCAGATTCTGGGTATCCCCATGTGGCAGTCGGTGGTGGTGCTGGTGCTGTTTGCGGGCGCGTTCACGTTTGCGGGCGGGCTCAAGGCCATTGCGCGCGTCAACGTGTTTCAGATGCTGCTGCTTATTGGCGTGTCACTCACGCTCACCGTCATCGGCGTAATGAAAGTGGGCGGGCTGAGCGAAGTGTTCCACCGCGTGCCCGGCCACTACTGGAACCTGCTGCACCCAGCTTCCGACCCCAAGTACCCGTGGTACGCCATTCTGCTGGGCTACCCGGTGTCGGCGGTGGCGTTTTTCTGTACCGACCAAGCCATGGTGCAGTCGGTGCTGGGGGCCAAAAGCTTGGAGCAGGGCCAGCTAGGTGTGAACTTCATCGGTTGGCTCAAAATCCTGTCGCTGCCGCTATTTATTCTCACCGGCGTGCTGTGCTACATCCTATTCCCCGACCTGAAAGACCCCAAAGAAGCCTACATGACGATGGTGACGAGCCTGTTTCCGGCCGGTATGAAGGGCCTGGTTATCGTGGTGCTCATTGCCGTGCTGGTGGGCACCATCAGCTCCTCGCTCAACGCCCTGAGCACCGTGTTTGCGATGGACGTGTACGCCCGCAACATCAACCCACAGGCCACTGACGCCGACGTGGTGCGCGTGGGGCGGCGCACGGTGCTGGTGGGCTGCGCCTTCGCGGTGCTCATGGCCCTGGCCATCGACTCGGTGAAAGGTCTCAACCTGTTCGACGTGTTCCAGGCGGTGCTGGGCTTTATTGCGCCGCCGCTGGCGGTGGTGTTCCTGCTGTCGGTATTTTGGGCGCGTACCACGCAGCGCGCCGTCAACGGCATCCTGTCGTGGGGCTCGGCCTTGAGCCTGAGCGTGGGCGTGCTCTACCTCTGGGTGCTTCCGCCCGACACGCACCCCTTCTGGCCGCACTACCTGATGCTGTCGTTCTACATTTTCGCGGCGCTCTTTGCCGCCGCCGTGCTCATTTCCCTCACCGACCCAGCCGGCCAGGCCTGCCGCCAGGCCGTGGACTACGGCGTGCTGGCCCGGCCCACGCACCGGGTGCAGTTCCTCTGGGCCGCGCTGGCCGTGGTGATGGTGGGGCTGTACGTGGTGTTCAACGGGCACTGATTAGCCAACTGGGGAATTAATCTTCATACTGAGTATTATCAATTACCAATTCCCAAGGCGCAGAATTTCTGATTTCCTTTGAGGCAGGGCGCTTTAAAATCTTGGGCCCAAAGCTGTATTGGTAATAGATAACTACATAGTCTTTATCGAACTCAATCCGATACTCTGTTTCCGGCGATTCCAAACGGTACTCGGTATCAGTAGTTAGTTCCAACTCATCGCAGCTCAGCTCTATCCAGAGGAGCAACTTGGTTGCAGTACGATTATAGAACTCTATACCAATTATTGGGCTGTTTGTCATGGTGAGAGGCGCTGATTATGCAGCTCATTGCCGTGCTTAATTCATTACAATTACATCCGCCCTCCGCGCCTCCGGCCATACGTGTAGCACCTGTGCCTTCCCATCCTTCACCACTACCTCCACCGTCGTCTGGTAGGGCGCGTGGAGCTTGAAATGCACATCCCAGGTCTTAGGCCAGGCGGGCAGCAGAATAATCTTCCGGCCCTCGGTTTGCAGCAGCATTTCCTGCAGGCCTATCATGCCAGAGCCGCCCCAGTTGTGGTCGGGTGCCCAGTCGTAGCCCGGCCCCCAGAAGGCCGGGAAGCGGCGGCCCGAGTCTTGCAATTTCTTCACCGTCAGCTCGGCGGCTTCGTCGGTCAGGCCGAGGCGGGCGGCGAAGATATTGTGCTGCTTCCAGCCCACGTGGCTACGAAATTTCTGTACGTCGGCGTCATACAAGTAGGTGTTGCGGGCGGTGTCAAGGCCGGGTTTTCCCACGCCGTAGAGGGCCCACGGAAACACCGGGTAGAGTTGGGGGCTTTCGGTGTTGTTGATGCGCTCCCAGCTTTTAGCTGGCGCGATGGTGGGGCGGCCCTGGCTCTCGCGGAAGCTGATGGCCGGGATGCGGCCCAGCATGGTGGTCCACTTTTGGCGCTGCGCGGGCGTGCCGTAGCGCGGCGGCAGTTCCAGCAGGCGCGTGAGCACCGTGCGCAGACCGGCGATGGTAGCGGTGGAATTGTAGGCCATTTTGTACGTCTCGGCCCCCGAGCCGGGGTAGAGAACCAGGTGGCCGGCGCCGTCGAGGGCCTTGGCACCGCGCTGCCGGGCCAGGTACTGGTAGTGCTCGTCGAAAAAGACGAGGCAGCTTTCTACGAAGGGCAGGTAGGCAGCCACATCGCGCCCGGCGTAGCGCTCGGTTTCGAGCATCATGAGGCAAAACTCCAGCACGGTGTCCCACTCGTATTCCAACCAGGCGTTGTATTCCAGGCCATTGTCGAAATCGGCGGGGCGCTTCCAGTTGTATTCGGCAGGATTGGGCAAGCCGAAGTTTTCGAGCTGCTCGGTGAAGCTAGCGCCACCGTGATGCCAGTAGGTCTGGCTGCGCAGCTCGGCGTTTTTAAGCAGGCGGAGGTAGAAATCGAACTGTGGTTTCAGCAGCTCTGTGTCCCCGCTTTTGAGCATCGGCCAGTACACGAGGCGCTGATTCTGGGCTGTGTGGGTGCCGCCGCCCCAATTGCGGAAGTCGGGCGTGAATTTGAGCGTGGAATCCGTCAGCACCGGGTCGTAGGTGAAGAGGCCGCCGTTGAACTTGGTGGGCCACTGGCCGAAGGCGTCGCAGCCCAACATGTAGCGCATGAGCTGGTAGTTGCGGCCCGCCTGCCACTCGGGGGCTTTGGCAGCGGCTTTATCAGGCTGAATGTGGATGAAGCTACGGTTCCAGTAGTTGCGCCACCAAGCCACCGTGCGGCGCCGGGCAGCCAGCTGGTTCGGGAGAGTTGCCAGTAGCTTTTGCAGCCCGGCTTGCCACTGTACTCGAGCCGGTGAATTAATGGCAAGCAGGCCCAAATGCCCCTGCTCGGAGTTTTCGTAAGCCGTGTGCAGCACCAGGGTGAGTGAATGATTACGCGCGGCGGTGCGGCTTTTCAACTGCCAGCCGCGGTAGGGCGTGCGCAGGTATTGCCCGTCGGTGGTGCCGGCGGGCAGCATGTTTTCGCCCCACAGCATACCGCCAAAAATCAGGTTTTGCAGGGGATTGTAGAGTTGGCCTTTCACCGCCGCCAGGCCCTGCTGCTGCACGGCCACATCGAACACCGTTTGCGGCTGGTTCTGGTGGAAAAACTCCACGGTGTGCCCCCGGAAACCGATGCTGTCGTGCCGGGTCTTGACCTCGCCCTGCGGCGCCCACTTATAGGAATTCTGGTTGTTTTCCTTACCCTTCAGCACCCGGTCCTGAAAGCGCCAGCTTTCGTAGCTAGCGGTAGCCATGAGCTTCTCGCTGCTGTTCACCTCCAAGTGCACCACAGGCCGAAATACGTCTACCCAAACG
Proteins encoded in this region:
- a CDS encoding alpha-L-rhamnosidase-related protein; this translates as MFSTLPSFAQRATWIWYPGDYEIWLGNQMQNRRTERGTFFPVFWRMDSHYVLIDFHKDFDLTQPEEVELRAEGQYNVKLDGKPLTGAPTRLTVPAGKHRINIKVYNQATPPAVFVRGKTIASDASWLVTYEDKEWIDASGKTSDQSGTTWLQAGAWNFDSLEARPSTFKLPTEMRRAARVERNGQNMVVDFGRETFGYIKLHGVKGKGQVAVYFGESKEEALATETGETLEYLAVDQPQKGDQTTSLSKAFRYVNIRPGAGVSLDSVSMLYEYAPVAERGKFRCSDAQLNKIWDVAAYTMHLNTREFFIDGIKRDRWVWSGDAYQSYLMNYYLYFDTPTVNRTQFALRGKDPVTSHINTIMDYSFYWFISVYDAYQYTGDKAQVQQLYPRMQSLMDYCLGRRNKDGLMEGLAGDWVFIDWADGLSKKGEVSFEQLLLCRSLESMALCAKLVDDRAGAQKYQQLATDLKAKVFATYWNAGKGALVHSRVNGQPTDNVTRYANMFAIFFDYLSPEQEQQVKKSVLLNPQVPKITTPYMRFYELEALCAMGEQPYVLKEMKSYWGGMLNEGATSFWEEYDPTKKGTEHLAMYGRPFGKSLCHAWGASPIYLLGKYYLGVKPLTAGYATYEVVPNLGGLQWMEGTVPTPQGDITVAASPKQLKVKGAMGTGTLRFKSKSKPSCKGGKIVSKGSEQYELTLEKGREYVVTYQAL
- a CDS encoding Gfo/Idh/MocA family protein, whose protein sequence is MLTLGILGLGEGRSTMSAALNSPKWTLKTICDRNEDLCRHRAEEFNFPHYTTKYQDLLDDPEIDAVAIYTPDHLHAEHVAQALRAGKHVVCTKPFIDDLSKANELLELSRTSGKKLFVGQSSRFFEPMKKQRADYEAGLIGELITIEAYYHADHRWFLEKGWSLENAFKWLYGGLSHPVDFIRWYLPNIEEVMGYGMLSSNGAKGGLKHQDTMHFIFKATDGRVARVSGCYTGPVQPVTRDSEMSCILRGTEGASQGDYMDLRYAITDKTGEERIITWEHKLKHYFRFEGKSHHAGEYQNYLEYFADSIEQDFTAYPDLKEGIGTIALLQAMDRSLSTGQPVKVQALLAEHGIALD
- a CDS encoding right-handed parallel beta-helix repeat-containing protein; this encodes MLRTVILKVLFALSLLAAAPARAADIWVAPTGSDRNPGTQAQPLATPNAALRQARDLRRLHDASVADGVHIWLKGGEYRLTEPWFFWPEDAGTAASPTVVAAAPGEHPVLSGGVSVTGWHKAVGKVAGLPAIAQGQVWVAAAPLLAGRALNFRQLWVNDRKATRARTPNHDNLPRLLTWDTDKRETTVPAAALGGIKQPIQLEMVLHQMWAVNVLRVRNLAVQGDKARLTFQEPESRVQFEHPWPRPIINGKNGSSAFYLSNAIELLDQPGEWFYDAPHGQVYYWPRAGENLATAKVVAPALETLVQVQGTLDQPVSYVQFKGLTFSYTTWLRPSQQGHVPLQAGMYLLDGYSLAKPGTPDKAGLENQAWIGRPPAGAQVQGAHHTRFERCQFLHMGATGLDYQSGTHDDAVVGCTFRDVAVNGLQLGKFSDEGVETHLPYNPKDEREICTTELIENNLVTDCGNEDWGAVGIAAGFVRNTTIRHNEVVQVPYTGISLGWGWTKTANAMRDNRVQANYIHHYAQHTYDVAGVYTLSAQPGTVISENRVDEIGRAPYVHDPDHWFYLYLDEGSSNITVQDNWCPAEKFLANANGPGNVWKNNGPMVSESIKQAAGLEAGYQDLRNP
- a CDS encoding alpha/beta hydrolase family protein, with amino-acid sequence MSRFFRLLLGSLFLTTAAQAQNSDDQYREPLQQVLEEIQQRYGVKIRPDAAMVKDKYVTYAEWRFRPDVDETLRSVLAPFDYQAAKTGDKTYKLKTFQYHLKTPDEGAAQLAQLASQYHDAATWEKRKAELRNCMWSALRLSPMPAKPASKPIITNKRQYDGYTVENVAIETLPGYYMTGSIYKPLKSKGKVPVIISPDGHFGDGRYRADAQKRCATLARMGAMVYSYDLFAWGESLLQFKGEDHRRSLAMTVQALNGERALDYLLSLKDADKNRVAITGGSGGGSQTMLLTALDDRIKVSVPVVMLSTYHSGGCPCESGQPVHLCGNGTNNAEIAAMAAPRPQLAITDGGDWTAQTPEVAYPYLQKIYGYYSKTDLVQNTHLPKEGHDYGPSKRQAMYEFLAKNLGLNLAAAEDKTGKLDESKVTIEKEEAQRVFGPKGEGLPANALHSFEDLQTVFAKAVAP
- a CDS encoding sodium:solute symporter family transporter, which codes for MGNNLLGHLTAWDYAIVAAYVVILAGIGYRASAAKKTEESLFLANKSLGWASIGFNMWGTNVGPSMLLAFASIGYSTGIVAVNFEWYAFVFLFLLAVVFAPRYLAANVSTMPGFMGRQYGDSTQNILAWYALIKILISWLSLGLFSGGLLVRQILGIPMWQSVVVLVLFAGAFTFAGGLKAIARVNVFQMLLLIGVSLTLTVIGVMKVGGLSEVFHRVPGHYWNLLHPASDPKYPWYAILLGYPVSAVAFFCTDQAMVQSVLGAKSLEQGQLGVNFIGWLKILSLPLFILTGVLCYILFPDLKDPKEAYMTMVTSLFPAGMKGLVIVVLIAVLVGTISSSLNALSTVFAMDVYARNINPQATDADVVRVGRRTVLVGCAFAVLMALAIDSVKGLNLFDVFQAVLGFIAPPLAVVFLLSVFWARTTQRAVNGILSWGSALSLSVGVLYLWVLPPDTHPFWPHYLMLSFYIFAALFAAAVLISLTDPAGQACRQAVDYGVLARPTHRVQFLWAALAVVMVGLYVVFNGH
- a CDS encoding L-rhamnose mutarotase → MLLPLTASAQAGEKMSVVEIIGPGKAPVSASSLVALCQKYKVPTSGIYSWQNHLVAYGKAASIQDLRKNLAAVYAGNEVKFYAAPFYQFDRHYCADKTTAGQWDNIILTANLVNDPKKQQEYLSYHATQFQQWPEVAQGFCNASFQQLLVYRQGRQLMLVISIPHGESLDKLNPKTSLNNPRVDDWNRLMKQYQEGLPGTKPGEVWAFLKPVAVKQPVLHKP